From Bdellovibrionales bacterium, one genomic window encodes:
- a CDS encoding 3-deoxy-D-manno-octulosonic acid transferase, which yields MPFYRFLTNLFAPLITLYLRFRKAKGREDASRFQERLGHASIPRPHGKLIWCHAASVGEAMSVLALIKALRQRHPNWSILLTTGTTTSASLVAARLPDGVFHQFVPVDRWPYVKRFLGHWKPDLALWVESELWPNMLAALKERHVPAILLNGRMSEKSYRRWRMIGGTKEMLSVFSLGLAQTGAERSRFAALGLQDTRVIGNLKFAAEPLPCDEKELEQLRAAIGGRPVWLMASTHAGEEEIALRVHAHLHKAFPDILTIIVPRHPQRGNEIASLIEKKSLTFAHRAKGEPITPEVALYLADTMGELGLFYRLCPVCCLAGSFTWGGHNPVEPALLGCATLLGPRMDNFAIMADDMLAAGAAQQVLDENELGDALSHLFKNPVSIETLASAGHTWAQDKQTILNETLAVLDPFFTSRAAP from the coding sequence ATGCCCTTTTACCGCTTCCTCACCAACCTTTTTGCGCCGCTGATTACCCTCTACCTTCGCTTTCGCAAGGCCAAGGGGCGTGAGGATGCCTCACGGTTTCAAGAACGTCTTGGCCACGCCTCCATCCCCCGTCCCCACGGCAAACTTATCTGGTGTCATGCTGCCAGCGTAGGCGAAGCCATGTCAGTGTTGGCTCTTATCAAAGCCTTGCGTCAGCGCCACCCCAATTGGTCTATCCTTTTAACGACAGGGACAACAACATCGGCCAGCCTTGTCGCAGCGCGCTTGCCTGATGGTGTTTTCCATCAATTTGTGCCTGTTGATCGTTGGCCTTATGTGAAGCGTTTTTTGGGCCATTGGAAGCCTGATCTGGCGCTGTGGGTCGAGTCCGAGCTGTGGCCCAACATGCTGGCCGCGCTGAAAGAACGGCACGTCCCTGCTATTCTTCTGAATGGTCGCATGTCCGAAAAGTCCTATCGCCGCTGGCGCATGATTGGCGGAACCAAGGAAATGCTGAGCGTTTTTTCTCTCGGCCTTGCCCAAACGGGGGCTGAGCGCAGCCGCTTTGCGGCGCTGGGTCTTCAAGACACGCGCGTGATAGGCAACCTGAAATTCGCCGCCGAACCTTTGCCCTGCGATGAAAAAGAACTGGAACAGCTTCGCGCCGCCATAGGCGGGCGACCCGTTTGGCTTATGGCCTCAACCCACGCGGGCGAAGAAGAAATTGCGCTTCGCGTTCACGCCCATCTTCATAAAGCCTTTCCCGACATTCTGACAATTATCGTGCCACGCCACCCCCAACGGGGGAATGAAATTGCCAGCTTGATCGAGAAAAAGAGCCTCACCTTTGCCCACCGCGCCAAGGGCGAGCCGATCACGCCAGAGGTCGCCCTCTACCTTGCTGACACGATGGGCGAGCTTGGTCTCTTCTATCGCCTTTGCCCCGTATGCTGCCTTGCTGGCTCCTTCACATGGGGGGGACATAATCCGGTGGAGCCTGCCCTGCTTGGCTGCGCTACGCTGCTGGGGCCGCGCATGGACAACTTTGCGATCATGGCCGACGATATGCTCGCGGCAGGCGCGGCGCAGCAAGTCTTGGACGAAAACGAGCTGGGCGATGCGCTTTCCCACCTATTCAAAAACCCCGTATCTATCGAAACGCTGGCTTCCGCCGGACACACATGGGCCCAAGACAAGCAAACTATCCTGAATGAGACGCTGGCCGTGTTGGATCCTTTCTTCACGTCACGAGCCGCCCCATGA
- the lpxK gene encoding tetraacyldisaccharide 4'-kinase, with the protein MKTPAFWYRQKGFCARMLAPLGQLYRAATLIRRGIITPYAASVPILCIGNIVAGGAGKTPTALALATMLIKDGQKPVFVSRGYGGNEKGPLRVDLNKHTATEVGDEALLLASKAPCWIARERPTAIREAEKEATVIILDDGLQNPKVAAEMALLVIDGEAGLGNQCLIPAGPLRETMNDALPRIDAIVMIGEDCHGCAQNLGKPVLQASLKPALRPDFLAKPNVLAFAGIGRPSKFYESCRKAGLNVVLTQDFPDHYRFSEEDLARLTQRAQEKDLRLITTTKDFVRVPMAFRPHVAVLSVDLVFAEPDKVKERVLTPLLNKRKTDVS; encoded by the coding sequence ATGAAAACCCCTGCTTTTTGGTATCGTCAAAAAGGGTTTTGTGCGCGGATGCTTGCGCCGTTGGGACAACTTTATAGGGCAGCAACGCTGATCCGACGCGGCATCATCACGCCTTATGCCGCATCCGTTCCCATCCTGTGCATCGGCAATATCGTAGCGGGCGGCGCGGGCAAAACACCTACAGCGCTGGCTCTAGCCACAATGTTGATCAAGGACGGACAGAAACCCGTCTTCGTCTCGCGCGGATACGGCGGCAACGAAAAAGGCCCCTTGCGCGTCGATTTAAACAAACACACCGCAACCGAAGTCGGCGATGAAGCGCTGCTGCTGGCCAGCAAAGCGCCCTGTTGGATCGCCCGCGAAAGGCCTACCGCCATCCGCGAGGCAGAAAAGGAAGCGACCGTCATCATCCTTGACGATGGCCTACAAAACCCCAAGGTTGCGGCGGAGATGGCTCTGCTTGTCATCGATGGCGAGGCTGGTCTTGGCAACCAGTGCCTGATCCCAGCAGGCCCCTTGCGCGAGACAATGAACGACGCTCTCCCGCGCATCGATGCCATCGTGATGATTGGCGAGGATTGCCACGGCTGCGCCCAAAACCTTGGCAAGCCAGTCCTACAGGCCTCGCTTAAACCCGCCCTTAGACCCGATTTTCTGGCCAAACCGAACGTGCTGGCCTTTGCGGGTATTGGACGGCCTTCCAAGTTTTATGAATCGTGCCGCAAGGCAGGCCTTAACGTCGTCCTGACACAGGATTTTCCCGATCATTACCGTTTCAGTGAAGAGGATTTGGCGCGATTAACGCAACGGGCGCAAGAAAAAGACCTTCGCCTTATTACCACAACCAAAGATTTCGTGCGTGTGCCAATGGCCTTCCGGCCCCATGTCGCCGTTTTGTCTGTTGACCTTGTTTTTGCCGAGCCAGACAAAGTTAAGGAGCGGGTTTTGACACCGCTCCTTAACAAAAGAAAAACAGACGTTTCTTAA
- the phbB gene encoding acetoacetyl-CoA reductase: MTRKVEKARVVVVTGGTRGIGAAISATMHSFGYKVAATYMGNDKAAEAFKENSGIDAVYKFDVGDYDACAAGLALIEKKLGPVDILVNNAGITRDSFLHKMTQQQWREVLSTNLDSVFNMSRLVVEGMRERGFGRIISISSINGLAGAMGQTNYSAAKAGIIGFSKSLALEVAAKGVTVNVIAPGYIETDMVKAIAPEILEKIVAKIPVKKLGNVQGIARLVAFLADEQNGFTTGATFNINGGQYLA; encoded by the coding sequence ATGACAAGAAAAGTTGAAAAAGCACGGGTTGTTGTTGTAACAGGTGGCACGCGCGGCATCGGTGCGGCGATTAGCGCAACCATGCATTCTTTTGGCTATAAGGTCGCAGCGACCTATATGGGCAATGATAAGGCCGCTGAAGCGTTTAAGGAAAATTCGGGCATTGATGCCGTTTATAAGTTTGATGTCGGTGACTATGACGCTTGCGCCGCCGGTCTTGCTTTGATCGAAAAGAAGCTTGGCCCCGTCGATATTTTGGTCAACAACGCGGGTATCACGCGCGATTCCTTCTTACATAAGATGACGCAGCAGCAATGGCGCGAAGTCCTCTCTACCAATCTTGATTCCGTTTTCAACATGTCCCGCCTTGTGGTGGAAGGCATGCGTGAACGCGGCTTTGGTCGCATTATTTCGATCAGCTCGATCAACGGCCTTGCGGGCGCGATGGGGCAGACGAATTATTCTGCAGCGAAGGCGGGCATCATCGGTTTTTCAAAGTCGCTGGCTTTGGAAGTCGCGGCTAAGGGCGTGACCGTCAACGTGATCGCACCGGGCTATATCGAAACCGACATGGTGAAAGCAATTGCGCCAGAGATTTTGGAAAAGATCGTGGCAAAAATTCCGGTCAAGAAATTGGGCAACGTGCAGGGCATCGCACGGCTTGTCGCCTTCTTGGCGGATGAGCAAAACGGCTTCACGACAGGCGCTACGTTCAATATCAACGGCGGCCAGTATCTGGCTTAA
- a CDS encoding tautomerase family protein, which translates to MPIVHIDIIKRPVAAKRRMVYAVTEAIATALDVSPDSVCVVVNEMKDDQYAVAGVLWGDKAKAKKKIKKPTQSSRKRT; encoded by the coding sequence ATGCCCATCGTTCATATTGATATTATCAAGCGTCCCGTCGCTGCTAAACGCCGTATGGTGTATGCGGTGACGGAGGCGATTGCCACAGCGCTGGATGTTTCTCCCGACAGCGTGTGCGTTGTCGTTAACGAGATGAAGGACGATCAATACGCTGTGGCAGGCGTTTTGTGGGGTGACAAGGCCAAGGCTAAGAAAAAAATCAAAAAACCTACTCAATCATCGAGGAAAAGAACATGA
- a CDS encoding acetyl-CoA C-acetyltransferase, translating into MTNIVIVSATRTAIGSFNGALASRPAVQLGGEVIKEALIRAKVQATDVDEVVMGNVLSAGLGMGPARQAAMAGGIPAEKTAYGVNQICGSGLRAVANGAMAIKAGDASVIVAGGMENMSLSQHAIYLRNGIRMGDGAMIDTMIKDGLSDIFNNCHMGITAENVAEKFGITREMQDIFAVESQLKAEAAINAGKFKDEIVPVIIPNKKGDITVVQDEYPRFGASVEGMAKLKPAFKKDGTVTAGNSSGINDGAAAFVLMTEEEAAKRGLTPLARIASWATAGVDPALMGTGPIPSSQLALKKAGWSVGDLDLVEANEAFAAQAIAVNKEMGWDVAKVNVNGGAIALGHPIGASGARVLVTLIHEMQKREAKKGLVTLCIGGGMGIAMCIER; encoded by the coding sequence ATGACAAACATTGTGATTGTTAGCGCCACGCGCACCGCCATTGGTTCTTTCAACGGCGCTTTGGCGTCTCGTCCAGCCGTTCAGTTGGGCGGTGAGGTGATTAAGGAAGCCCTTATCCGCGCCAAGGTACAGGCGACGGATGTTGATGAAGTCGTTATGGGCAATGTTTTGTCGGCGGGTCTGGGCATGGGCCCTGCGCGTCAGGCGGCGATGGCTGGTGGCATTCCTGCCGAAAAGACAGCCTATGGTGTCAACCAGATTTGCGGCTCGGGCCTACGCGCCGTGGCCAATGGCGCGATGGCGATTAAGGCGGGCGATGCTTCGGTTATCGTGGCGGGTGGCATGGAAAATATGAGCCTGTCGCAACACGCGATCTATCTGCGCAATGGCATCCGCATGGGTGATGGCGCGATGATTGATACGATGATCAAGGATGGCCTTTCGGACATCTTCAATAACTGCCATATGGGCATCACCGCCGAAAACGTGGCCGAGAAATTTGGCATCACGCGTGAGATGCAAGACATCTTCGCCGTGGAATCGCAATTGAAGGCTGAAGCCGCGATTAACGCGGGCAAGTTTAAGGACGAAATCGTTCCCGTGATCATCCCCAATAAAAAGGGCGACATTACGGTTGTTCAGGATGAATACCCCCGCTTTGGCGCAAGCGTCGAAGGCATGGCGAAGTTAAAGCCTGCGTTTAAAAAGGACGGCACGGTGACGGCGGGTAATTCATCGGGGATCAATGATGGCGCAGCCGCGTTTGTTTTGATGACCGAGGAAGAAGCCGCTAAGCGTGGCCTGACCCCTCTCGCACGCATTGCCTCATGGGCGACCGCTGGCGTTGATCCGGCGCTTATGGGCACGGGGCCGATCCCGTCGAGCCAGCTGGCGTTGAAAAAGGCGGGCTGGAGCGTAGGCGATCTCGATCTGGTTGAAGCCAACGAAGCTTTTGCCGCGCAGGCGATTGCCGTGAACAAGGAAATGGGCTGGGATGTGGCGAAGGTCAACGTCAATGGCGGCGCAATTGCTTTGGGTCATCCTATCGGTGCTTCGGGCGCGCGCGTTCTGGTCACGTTGATCCACGAAATGCAAAAGCGCGAGGCTAAAAAAGGTCTGGTCACGCTGTGCATCGGCGGCGGTATGGGTATTGCCATGTGCATCGAGCGGTAA
- a CDS encoding stimulus-sensing domain-containing protein, with amino-acid sequence MPFCAFHSFFHRSLDAQACPWPPRFWSKRTPPCLSPLMLRILAVNVMALAILVGSLLYLGRYQDRLIATELDGLRMQARMSASAIAEGAVVLDRDERNILSPLLARLMIRRLVEASATHTRLYDVDDTLLADSQILLDPAGKVMARRLPPSTGHWLGDRVMGFFDLMDRLATKADYPLYPEEELQQGDQYDIVKRARDGVVSTEVWRLPEGGLLLSAASPVQRYKQVLGMVILTRSDTKISAAIHEVRIDILKIFGVTLLITVLLSIYLARAIARPLKLLAKAAESVRHGQTEMVGLSGTARLLDHNAIPDFSARRDEIGDLSVALRDMTSALAKRISAIENFAADVAHEIKNPLTSLRSAVETAGKVSDPDRQKKLMQVIHDDVDRLDRLISDISRASRLDAELTRDEVATVDLARLVRALVALYADDEKAGHTVAFVVADVPQNASLKVEGIEPRLVQVMQNLIVNALSFSPPESKVVVRLAPVKGGFIDLIVEDEGGGIPENKREAIFDRFYSERPKAEKFGTHSGLGLSISKQIVEAHHGRIWAENRLDAQGHVIGARFIVRLASS; translated from the coding sequence ATGCCTTTTTGCGCGTTCCATTCCTTTTTTCATCGTTCGCTTGACGCGCAGGCTTGTCCTTGGCCACCGCGCTTTTGGAGCAAGCGGACGCCGCCGTGTCTTTCGCCGCTCATGCTGCGGATTCTGGCCGTTAATGTGATGGCGCTGGCCATTCTGGTCGGCAGCTTGTTGTATCTGGGGCGCTATCAGGATCGTTTGATCGCGACGGAGTTGGACGGCCTTAGGATGCAGGCGCGGATGTCCGCCAGCGCGATTGCCGAAGGTGCGGTCGTTCTGGACCGCGACGAGCGCAATATCCTCTCGCCCCTTTTGGCGCGGCTGATGATCCGGCGTTTGGTGGAGGCCAGCGCAACGCATACGCGGCTTTACGACGTGGATGACACGCTTTTGGCCGATAGCCAGATCCTTCTTGATCCGGCGGGCAAGGTGATGGCGCGGCGCTTGCCTCCTTCCACGGGGCATTGGCTTGGTGACCGAGTGATGGGCTTTTTTGACCTGATGGATCGTTTGGCGACCAAGGCCGATTATCCCCTTTATCCTGAAGAAGAGCTGCAACAAGGCGACCAATACGATATCGTCAAAAGGGCGCGTGACGGGGTTGTCTCGACGGAGGTCTGGCGTCTGCCAGAAGGGGGGCTGTTGCTTTCGGCAGCGTCACCCGTTCAGCGTTATAAGCAAGTACTCGGCATGGTCATCCTGACGCGTTCCGATACGAAAATCAGCGCGGCGATTCATGAAGTCCGCATCGATATACTCAAGATATTCGGCGTCACGCTGCTCATTACGGTACTTTTGTCGATCTACCTTGCGCGGGCGATCGCAAGGCCGCTTAAGCTGCTCGCCAAAGCAGCAGAAAGCGTGCGCCATGGGCAGACGGAGATGGTGGGCCTTTCCGGCACGGCGCGGCTTCTTGATCACAATGCGATCCCTGATTTCAGTGCGCGGCGGGATGAAATAGGCGACTTGTCCGTGGCGTTGCGCGACATGACCTCAGCTTTGGCCAAGCGTATTAGCGCGATTGAAAATTTTGCCGCCGATGTCGCGCACGAGATCAAAAACCCGCTGACGTCTTTGCGAAGCGCGGTCGAAACGGCAGGCAAGGTAAGCGATCCCGACCGGCAGAAAAAACTGATGCAGGTGATCCACGACGATGTGGATCGGTTAGATCGGTTGATTTCGGATATTTCGCGCGCCTCGCGTTTGGATGCTGAGCTAACACGCGATGAGGTCGCCACCGTTGATCTTGCGCGATTGGTTCGTGCGTTGGTGGCCCTTTATGCCGATGATGAAAAGGCAGGCCACACGGTCGCTTTTGTGGTGGCGGATGTGCCTCAAAATGCATCCCTTAAAGTCGAGGGTATTGAGCCAAGGCTTGTTCAGGTGATGCAAAACCTGATTGTCAATGCGCTGTCTTTTTCGCCGCCAGAAAGTAAGGTCGTTGTGAGGCTCGCGCCTGTCAAAGGCGGCTTTATCGATCTGATCGTTGAGGACGAGGGCGGTGGCATTCCTGAAAACAAGCGAGAGGCCATCTTTGACCGCTTTTACAGTGAGCGCCCGAAGGCCGAGAAATTTGGCACGCATTCTGGCCTAGGTCTGAGTATCTCCAAGCAGATTGTCGAGGCGCATCATGGCCGTATTTGGGCTGAAAACCGCCTTGATGCGCAGGGCCATGTGATCGGGGCTCGTTTCATCGTAAGGCTGGCGAGTTCTTAA
- a CDS encoding response regulator transcription factor, translated as MSQTIVLVDDDRNILTSVSMALEAEGYQVRTYSDAEEALRGLSQRPADMAVLDIKMPRLTGMELLSRLRQQPLTQAMPVIFLTSKDEEVDEIMGLSMGADDYITKPFSQRLLLERVRAILRREQLRLNPPADDAAQMITRGELVLDGSRHQCTWKGKPVDLTVTEFLLVKALAQRVGHVKSRDQLMDAAYGESIYVDDRTIDSHIKRLRKKFRVVDETFEQIETLYGVGYRYKED; from the coding sequence TTGTCCCAGACCATTGTTCTTGTCGATGACGACCGCAACATCCTGACGTCCGTGAGCATGGCCCTTGAGGCTGAGGGTTATCAGGTGCGTACCTATTCGGATGCCGAGGAAGCCTTGCGCGGTCTTAGCCAACGGCCCGCCGACATGGCCGTGTTGGATATCAAGATGCCTCGCCTGACGGGGATGGAGCTTCTCTCGCGTTTGCGCCAGCAGCCGTTGACGCAAGCGATGCCTGTTATCTTCCTGACCTCAAAAGACGAAGAGGTGGATGAGATTATGGGGCTGTCCATGGGTGCGGACGATTATATCACCAAGCCTTTTTCTCAGCGCCTTTTGTTAGAGCGCGTTCGCGCGATCCTGCGGCGTGAGCAGTTGCGCCTTAACCCGCCGGCTGACGATGCAGCGCAGATGATTACGCGCGGCGAGCTTGTCTTGGATGGCTCGCGCCATCAATGCACATGGAAAGGCAAGCCCGTCGATTTGACGGTAACAGAGTTCTTGCTGGTCAAGGCTTTGGCGCAGCGCGTCGGGCATGTCAAAAGCCGCGATCAGCTGATGGATGCCGCGTACGGCGAGTCCATCTATGTTGATGACCGCACGATTGATAGCCACATTAAACGCCTTCGCAAAAAGTTTCGCGTGGTCGATGAAACTTTTGAGCAGATCGAGACGCTTTATGGCGTCGGTTACCGCTACAAGGAAGATTGA
- the guaB gene encoding IMP dehydrogenase, producing the protein MANFQEALTFDDVLLIPAASNVLPSDVSVATRFSRNVSLGIPLVSAAMDTVTESSLAIALAQAGGIGVIHRNMSPAQQAEEVRKVKRFESGMVMNPITIAPDAPLAAALKLMADYRISGIPVVEQPSGKLVGILTNRDVRFATNLQQPVAELMTKDNLITIGMGVNKEESKRLLHQNRIEKLIVVDEAYRCVGLLTVKDIEKAQLHPHSCKDGQGRLRAAAAIGTGADSIQRVEALVDAGVDVIVVDTAHGHSAGVLAVVKRIRAHTSGVDIVAGNIATASAAQALIDAGADGVKVGIGPGSICTTRIVAGVGVPQLTAVMNAASVCRKQGIPVIADGGIKFSGEIAKAIAAGADCVMLGSLFAGTDEVPGEVILYQGRSYKGYRGMGSLGAMVEGSADRYFQKADTGNLNKLVPEGIEGRVPYKGPVSGVIHQLIGGLRAAMGYTGCGTIADMQTKAEFVRITGAGLRESHVHDVTITAEAPNYRAE; encoded by the coding sequence ATGGCCAATTTCCAAGAAGCTTTGACATTTGACGACGTTCTGCTCATTCCGGCGGCCTCTAACGTCTTGCCCTCGGACGTTTCCGTCGCCACCCGCTTTTCCCGCAATGTCAGCCTTGGAATCCCCCTTGTTTCCGCCGCCATGGACACCGTGACTGAAAGCAGCCTTGCTATCGCGCTGGCACAGGCGGGCGGTATCGGCGTCATCCATCGCAACATGTCCCCCGCGCAGCAAGCCGAGGAAGTCCGCAAGGTCAAGCGCTTTGAATCGGGCATGGTCATGAACCCCATTACCATCGCGCCCGATGCGCCGCTGGCCGCCGCGCTCAAGCTCATGGCCGATTATCGCATTTCCGGCATTCCGGTGGTGGAGCAACCCTCTGGCAAGCTGGTCGGCATCCTGACCAATCGCGACGTGCGCTTTGCCACCAACCTGCAGCAGCCCGTGGCCGAGCTAATGACCAAGGATAATCTGATCACCATCGGAATGGGCGTGAACAAGGAAGAGAGCAAACGTCTTCTCCACCAAAACCGCATTGAAAAGCTGATTGTCGTGGACGAGGCCTATCGCTGCGTCGGCCTGTTAACCGTCAAGGACATCGAAAAGGCGCAACTTCACCCCCATTCCTGCAAAGACGGTCAAGGCCGCCTACGCGCCGCCGCCGCCATCGGAACGGGCGCGGATTCCATCCAGCGCGTTGAGGCCTTAGTGGACGCAGGCGTCGATGTGATCGTCGTCGATACCGCACATGGCCATTCGGCAGGCGTTCTGGCCGTCGTAAAAAGAATTCGCGCCCATACCTCTGGCGTGGATATCGTTGCGGGCAACATCGCCACGGCATCCGCCGCGCAGGCGCTTATTGATGCTGGCGCGGACGGAGTCAAAGTGGGCATCGGCCCCGGCTCTATCTGCACCACGCGCATCGTCGCGGGCGTAGGCGTGCCGCAACTCACCGCCGTGATGAACGCGGCCTCGGTCTGCCGCAAACAAGGCATTCCCGTCATCGCGGATGGGGGCATCAAATTCTCGGGCGAGATTGCCAAGGCCATCGCGGCGGGAGCCGATTGCGTCATGCTTGGCTCCCTGTTTGCCGGAACCGATGAAGTGCCGGGCGAGGTGATCCTCTATCAAGGGCGCTCGTATAAAGGCTATCGCGGCATGGGCAGCCTTGGCGCGATGGTGGAAGGCTCAGCCGACCGCTATTTCCAAAAAGCCGACACCGGCAACCTCAACAAGCTGGTTCCCGAAGGCATCGAAGGCCGCGTCCCCTATAAAGGCCCTGTGTCGGGCGTGATCCACCAGCTGATCGGCGGCCTTCGTGCCGCGATGGGCTATACGGGCTGCGGCACGATTGCCGATATGCAGACCAAGGCCGAGTTCGTCCGCATCACGGGTGCGGGCTTGCGTGAAAGCCACGTCCATGACGTGACCATCACCGCCGAAGCCCCCAATTACAGGGCGGAATAA
- a CDS encoding Gfo/Idh/MocA family oxidoreductase yields MKKLNVLLLGWGKMGSVEGKAILSLRQEMEKENRELNLVVVERMNDRLEDAKRFVQSGFPSYTQALDSMTATNTSPEIIVMAFNDVEHFPAFKNLLETTPSIKAVFSEKPLAATQEQAECLYPFMHDKFVTLDTIINFSPVFDALRQYLPNDMALTHFDCFWRKDRTKDTRPSTGIVSDIIHPLGIVSEMFKQGAITLMAGTGYQGYLSDGAKDVVYEIDTRWMTDKKIPVTLQTSYAYPKQQREVIAYYKSAAGETCIADLQFDVARTTDRLVFSHYASNGKQLSQTTYTSEPDDVQTGYQGMVGDRVSAFIGWSFRAYLKPDDQLAAHKISNLESSRLLQNTIEQIRAPNAPMVITQRPALSVLTPRQA; encoded by the coding sequence ATGAAAAAACTAAACGTCCTTCTTCTTGGTTGGGGCAAGATGGGCAGCGTTGAGGGCAAAGCCATCCTCTCCTTGCGCCAAGAAATGGAAAAAGAGAATCGGGAGCTCAACCTTGTCGTTGTCGAGCGCATGAACGACAGGCTGGAAGACGCCAAGCGTTTTGTGCAGTCTGGATTCCCATCCTACACACAGGCGCTCGATTCCATGACAGCCACCAACACCTCGCCAGAAATCATCGTCATGGCCTTTAACGATGTGGAGCATTTTCCCGCGTTCAAAAACCTTCTTGAAACAACCCCCTCGATCAAAGCTGTTTTTTCGGAAAAACCTTTGGCCGCAACACAAGAACAGGCGGAGTGCCTTTATCCATTTATGCATGATAAATTTGTAACCCTTGATACCATTATTAACTTCAGTCCCGTCTTTGACGCCTTACGTCAATATCTTCCCAACGATATGGCGCTCACACACTTTGATTGTTTCTGGCGCAAAGACCGCACAAAGGACACGCGCCCTTCGACCGGTATTGTCTCTGATATTATCCACCCCCTTGGCATCGTGTCGGAAATGTTTAAACAAGGCGCCATAACGCTGATGGCTGGCACAGGCTATCAGGGCTATTTGAGCGATGGGGCCAAAGATGTCGTGTACGAAATCGACACGCGTTGGATGACGGACAAGAAAATCCCCGTAACCTTGCAAACAAGCTATGCTTACCCCAAGCAACAGCGCGAAGTTATCGCCTACTACAAAAGTGCCGCAGGAGAAACTTGCATCGCTGACCTTCAATTCGACGTAGCGCGCACAACGGATCGCCTTGTCTTCTCGCACTATGCCTCAAACGGAAAGCAACTTTCTCAAACCACCTACACCAGTGAGCCGGACGATGTCCAAACGGGTTATCAGGGCATGGTGGGCGACAGGGTTTCTGCCTTTATCGGCTGGAGCTTCCGCGCTTATTTGAAACCCGATGACCAACTGGCGGCGCATAAAATATCCAATTTAGAATCATCAAGGCTGCTTCAAAACACCATCGAGCAAATCCGCGCACCAAACGCCCCCATGGTGATCACCCAGCGTCCCGCGTTAAGCGTATTAACGCCGCGTCAGGCCTAG
- a CDS encoding glycosyltransferase family 9 protein, with translation MKERILVIKLGALGDLVLCMGAFAAIRAAHPEAEIALLTAPPFAAFGLSMPWFDLVLLDPRPKVWQPLKWIKLLRLVRAFAPTRVYDFQGKPRQSILFHALGKPEWSGAVKGCRFPRPWPPAPKTHYTDFLAAQLEAAGIKEVQPPDLSWLAAPMKGVAIPEKYVLLIAGCAPDRLYKRWPPESFAALAQKLAEKGIVSIAVGTKADAQSIAAIRALAPEVMDLSGQTTLAQLATLARGAECVVGNDTGPTHLAAVVGARTVALMSDQVDPYWSSPRGAHTTWLQGKPLAALSVEAVIESLGLTRR, from the coding sequence ATGAAAGAACGAATTCTAGTCATCAAGCTTGGGGCTTTGGGCGATCTGGTTTTGTGCATGGGCGCGTTTGCCGCTATCCGTGCCGCGCATCCTGAGGCTGAGATTGCGCTTTTGACCGCGCCGCCTTTTGCGGCTTTTGGCCTTTCGATGCCGTGGTTTGATCTCGTGCTGCTTGATCCTAGGCCCAAGGTTTGGCAGCCTCTGAAATGGATCAAGTTGTTGAGGCTGGTTCGTGCCTTTGCGCCGACACGCGTTTACGATTTTCAGGGCAAGCCGAGGCAATCAATTTTGTTTCATGCTTTGGGAAAGCCCGAATGGTCTGGCGCGGTCAAGGGCTGCCGCTTCCCGCGCCCGTGGCCACCCGCGCCCAAGACGCACTATACGGATTTTCTGGCCGCGCAGCTGGAGGCGGCGGGGATTAAAGAGGTTCAGCCTCCCGATCTGTCATGGCTGGCTGCCCCGATGAAGGGCGTTGCGATTCCAGAAAAATACGTGCTGTTGATTGCGGGGTGCGCCCCCGATCGTTTGTATAAGCGCTGGCCGCCGGAATCGTTCGCTGCGTTGGCACAAAAGCTGGCGGAAAAAGGGATTGTGTCGATTGCTGTTGGCACAAAAGCTGACGCGCAAAGTATCGCTGCCATTCGTGCCCTTGCGCCAGAGGTTATGGATTTAAGCGGACAGACGACGTTGGCGCAGTTGGCAACGCTGGCGCGGGGCGCAGAGTGCGTTGTGGGCAACGATACGGGGCCAACGCATCTGGCGGCGGTGGTGGGGGCACGGACGGTGGCTCTGATGTCGGATCAGGTCGATCCTTACTGGTCATCGCCTCGCGGCGCGCATACGACATGGCTGCAAGGCAAGCCGCTCGCGGCCTTGAGCGTTGAGGCGGTGATAGAGAGCCTAGGCCTGACGCGGCGTTAA